The genomic region TCAGTACTTGCAACTTAGAGAAACTGGATATAAGTTGTTGTGGGATCATTTCTAGATCCCGTGTCCACTCTAGATTCAAATATTTCAGCTTTTCCAGGGCCTTCAGTTCGACCGGCAACTTTGTTATTTTTGTGAATGACAGATTGAGATGTTCTAATGAAACCAACTTTGCAATTCCTACCGGCAATTCTTCCAAATTCATATTGTCGGACAAGTCTAGAACCCTTAGCATCGGCATAGAATTAAAGAAAACATCCATGATTACCTTCAAATCATTCCTGCCAAGAAACAAAGTTTGGAGATTGGGACATTCCAATATCTCAGTTAGATTTTCAATTTTGTTATCCATCAGCGACATTCTTGTTATCTCTTCCCACTTTTCAGCTTCCGGTAGTTCCTTTAACTGAACACCTGATTTTACTAAAAATTTCTCCTTCTCAAATTCACCAACAATCCACAAAGCCATGTCGCGGACCACATCGTGCATCCTTACACGACTAAAACGTACTTTCTCCAATAAGCATGCCTCAATAAGAGAACCTATAATGAAATGTCCCTGGTTTCTGGCAGTGCTTAAATCGGTATGCTTGTCCATAAATCCTTCCCTGATCCAACAATGTATTAGTTCATCTATTTGGATGGGATGATCTTCTGGATATAAAGAACAATACAAGAAACAAGATTTGACTCTTTCACTAGTTAAACTGTCATAACTGAATTTTAACTTTGGATACATCTCTTTCCCTACCCCTGGCAACACAGAAGCTGCTGATTGCCTCAAAACTTTAATAGCATATTCCCATTCTGGAGGGGTCTTCTTGGATGCCATGGCTCGCCCAATCGTAATGAGAGCGAGAGGCAGTCCTGCACACTGTTCAACCACCGCTTCAGCTAACTTGCGAATATCTGGATGCATTTGAAGGGTTTCTGACCCAACCTTCTCCTCGAACAGTTTCAAAGCTTCTCCTGGTGGTAAACATTCCACTTTGATATTATTAGCCATGTTCGGTTGCATTTGACAGCACACGTCAAGACGACGAGTTGTGAAAATGACTTTAGAGCCATTATCTTGTGTTGGAAGAGGTACCCCAGCTCCTGTGAGATCAAACCATTCCCATATATCATCCAACAAAAATGCAAACTTCTTTTTATGTAATATGCTGCGTATGTCTCCAGCTTTCTCATCACGGCTCTTAGATTTCCAACCTTCATTGGAAAGGCCTACTCTTTTGGCAATCTCATCCTGGACTTTTTCAATTGGCCGATCTTGCGATGCAACTGCCCAAATTACAAGGTAATCATGGGTAGTATCATGGAATTTGTTATTGATTTGGTTTAGGAGGGTTGTCTTGCCAACCCCTCCTAAGCCAAATATGCCAATAATTCCCACTTGTTTCTCTTTAAGACAGCTCCAGACCTTGTTCAAATAGAACTCTAAACCCACAGTTGGCTCACTAGGTCTTTCAGTTGATGAAGGAAGTGGAGGCTTGCTGGCCACATCACTGAaatctttttctttctccttCTGGTCTTTCGCCTCTTGGAGTTTTTTGGCAATTTGCTTCCCGAACTTGATGCTGGACCTAGGATGAGTGGAGCAACAACCTCCTATACATAACTTATTAATTTGTTGACGGCTTTCCAGAATTAGTTGACCAGCATCGTTTATCAGAGTTTCAGCCCTCTGAAGCCAACCCTCGACTTGATCTAGCGGCTTAAGTTGCTGGTCGTCTTCAGCAATTTTAACCCTTCTCAACAGATCACTCCTGATCGCCTTCAATTCTTCCACTTCAGCTTGTAAAGCATGGAGGTTATCTTCGAGGTTGCATATATAACTTACCTGTCCAGCAGCACAATCCCAGCAACGGGTAATGATGGTATCGAGTGAAAGTGAGATTGAGAAAATATTACCCATACCTGGTTTTGATTTTAGAAGAGTGAGTTGAACAATTTCAGGAAATAGAAGCAAGGAATAGATGAAAGATGCTTATGGAGTTATATGAAAGAGTGAGAATATTTTAGTAAACAAAaacagagagagagagaaaattcGCAGGTAAACAGTGACAAACTGTTGGAAGTTTACCATTGACTTGCAACGCATACGATTCTCTCTTATCTCACTTCTTTTGTTTATTGACACAATGGGTCCATTCATTGTAAGGGGgtttttttactaaaaaaatataaaaaaaattaaaaaatttgaaaataatacaCCTAAAAAATTAAATACGAAAATGGTATGTTCAGGGTGGTCACGCCACTCTAACAGGCGGCACCACCCTGACGTGACGATGAACAGTAACCTCCAAcagtaaaaaaaaattgaaaaagaaaaaaaatactgaaaatgaaaaaaaaataaaaaatgggtcATGTTGGTGCCAGAGGCAGCACTAgtgtattttttatattaatttaataaataatcttGATTTTGGCACTTTTttcgtattttttattttcagtatcttatttttaaaatatattatattagtattttatttcttcatattattttagtacataatgtttcaaatgtattatttaagttttttatttttttaataaataaccccgattttagcactttattcatatttttttcgtatattatttttaaaatatattattttcttattttatttttatattgttttagcgaaaaatgtttcaaatgtattatttaagtgtttcttttatattaatttaataaataaccccGATTTTGGCACTTTCTTcttaaataaaatacgaaaataatatatttaataaataacccGATTTTAGCAAAAATAATACATTTATTAAATTAATGTAAAAGAAacacttacataatacatttgaaacatttttgctaaaacaatataaaaaataaaatacgaaaataatatattttaaaaataatatactaaaaaatatgaataaagtgctaaaataagggtatttattaaaaaatataaaaaacacttaaataatacatttgaaacattatgtactaaaataatatgaagaaataaaatacttaatataatatattttaaaaataagatacgaaaataaaaaaaaaaagaaagtgtcAAAATcaggttatttattaaattaatataaaaatatacactagTACCGCCTCGCCAGAGGCAACACCGGTGCCGCCTCTGGCACCAACAtgacctatttttttttttttttcgatttttttctttttcaatttttttttactgTTGGAGGTTACTGCTCACCATCACGTCAGGGTGGTGCCGCCTGTCAGAGTGGCGTGACCACCCTGACCATACCATTTTCGTGTTTAATTTTTTAGGTGTATTATTttcgaattttttaatttttttatatttttttagtaaaaaacccATTGTAAGGCATTTTCGTGTGcagttaaaataatttaatttattactaaaatataattaattaaattagtttaatGTTTTTAACAAAGGAATTATATATAATTCTCATATATGAAAGTCAAATTGATGGCTCTTTCAAATATCCTTATATAaagaattattatttattttgatattttaattaattttaaattccttttatatattttactttaattaatttaaattttagtttcttACTAAATCTTGcacaattaaaaattaatttcaattATTCTTTTGAAATTCTTTAAAATTTACAGAAATGTTTACAAAGGTTTAAAATATATTACAACTTgttaattaaaatgtataaaatttaaaaatattaacaataataattaaaatactatatttttaatttttaaaattatttatatttataatatgctttcaataaaaatatttttttttcaaaactgttttaaattctaaaaaaaaaactatatgaacaagtatttaaaataatccAATAAAGGAACTCACAGGTTGGACCTACATCGCTCTTTCTCTTTCAAGGGTTCCACTTTCGTTGGTAGCTTTGGGCAGGGCATTATGGGTTGACAGTAAGTCTGTTGGGGTTTTGACAGCaacaaaagaagaaaacaaaGAGTAAAAAGCTTGATATAATTTATTTGCTCACAAACGTGCAATAAGTAATCTGCTTTACATAACTGATATGTTTACTCATTCaacatgaaaataatatatttataatcaaAATACATCATC from Gossypium arboreum isolate Shixiya-1 chromosome 1, ASM2569848v2, whole genome shotgun sequence harbors:
- the LOC108483389 gene encoding disease resistance protein SUMM2-like is translated as MGNIFSISLSLDTIITRCWDCAAGQVSYICNLEDNLHALQAEVEELKAIRSDLLRRVKIAEDDQQLKPLDQVEGWLQRAETLINDAGQLILESRQQINKLCIGGCCSTHPRSSIKFGKQIAKKLQEAKDQKEKEKDFSDVASKPPLPSSTERPSEPTVGLEFYLNKVWSCLKEKQVGIIGIFGLGGVGKTTLLNQINNKFHDTTHDYLVIWAVASQDRPIEKVQDEIAKRVGLSNEGWKSKSRDEKAGDIRSILHKKKFAFLLDDIWEWFDLTGAGVPLPTQDNGSKVIFTTRRLDVCCQMQPNMANNIKVECLPPGEALKLFEEKVGSETLQMHPDIRKLAEAVVEQCAGLPLALITIGRAMASKKTPPEWEYAIKVLRQSAASVLPGVGKEMYPKLKFSYDSLTSERVKSCFLYCSLYPEDHPIQIDELIHCWIREGFMDKHTDLSTARNQGHFIIGSLIEACLLEKVRFSRVRMHDVVRDMALWIVGEFEKEKFLVKSGVQLKELPEAEKWEEITRMSLMDNKIENLTEILECPNLQTLFLGRNDLKVIMDVFFNSMPMLRVLDLSDNMNLEELPVGIAKLVSLEHLNLSFTKITKLPVELKALEKLKYLNLEWTRDLEMIPQQLISSFSKLQVLKMMRCGYGCSLLLEELEHLKYLNVLTLTFRSASELEKASRFNKFFSCAIEHVSLLDFIDSRSLNILALANLQNLYSIKCTSCMDLKEVKIASNIVEGARYFHSLRYVGLTYCKQMRDVSWVIFAPHLEKLLIRDCNSLEEIISKEKLDEVTESKANKNLFSRLEELDLCRLPKMKTICYRALPFPQLKKISIVKCPMLKKLPLNSNSAKGQRFIIEGEKEWWKDVEWEDESTQTAFLPSFKPQ